A single genomic interval of Shewanella psychropiezotolerans harbors:
- the phsA gene encoding thiosulfate reductase PhsA, which translates to MIKLDRRNFIKGAGAGGASCALATMLPGTLAALESAPLKGVGKEVASICEMCSTRCPISARVVNGKNVFITGNKAAKPFGGKVCARGGAGHSLLYDPQRIVSPLKRVGERGEGKWAEISWDEAYQTIAKKLNEIKRDHGAESVAFSSKSGSLSGHLFHLGKAFGSPNHFTHASTCPGGYVVAAKAMFGTKVKRDLGNSKYIINFGHNLYEGINMSETRAMMDAQMEKGTKLVVFEPRFSIVADKADEWFAIKPGTDVSVALALCHVLIEDGLYDKEFIERYVEGFDEFAKEVKAYTPEWAAAISDVPAADIRRIAHEYASHAPHAVVDFGHRATFTTEEFDMRRALFAANVLIGNIERKGGLYLGKKAKTYNKFAGETVAPILGKPGVEGMPKPTAKRIDQVDEQYAMMWSSGGIYQTILDATLEAKPYQLKAWVMSRTNPMQTMTDRARVVETLKKLDLVVCCDVYISETAAYADIILPESTYLERDEEIADKSGKNPAYYVRQRVVETIGQTKPSWQIFKELGEQMGLGQFFPWQSMETLQMLQLNRDTSELRRIKEQGYVSYGKPLMLREPEMVSAFAQTYSNAKPVDEDGTYGSQLKFKTPSGKIELSSKKVEGMAPGRGVIKYREVDLKQDDELYFIQGKVAIHTNGATHNVPMLANLMSDNAIWVHPLTAGKLGISAGDAIRITSSVGSEEGTALVTPGIRQDTVFAYMGFGSKNKELVRATGKGVHCGNLLPHKTAPVCGMNIHTTGVKLAKI; encoded by the coding sequence ATGATTAAGCTTGATAGGCGTAATTTTATTAAGGGAGCTGGGGCGGGAGGTGCATCCTGTGCCTTGGCGACTATGCTGCCAGGAACTTTGGCTGCTCTGGAAAGTGCACCACTTAAAGGAGTTGGCAAAGAGGTCGCGAGTATCTGTGAGATGTGCTCGACTCGTTGTCCTATTTCGGCGCGAGTCGTTAACGGTAAGAATGTTTTTATTACAGGTAACAAGGCGGCTAAACCTTTCGGTGGAAAGGTGTGTGCCAGAGGCGGCGCAGGCCATAGCTTACTCTATGATCCTCAGCGTATCGTTAGCCCTCTCAAACGTGTTGGTGAGCGCGGCGAAGGAAAATGGGCCGAGATAAGCTGGGATGAAGCCTATCAGACCATAGCTAAAAAATTGAATGAAATTAAGCGTGATCATGGTGCGGAGTCCGTTGCTTTTTCATCAAAATCGGGCTCACTGTCGGGTCACCTGTTCCACTTAGGTAAAGCTTTCGGCTCGCCTAATCATTTTACTCACGCTTCCACCTGTCCCGGTGGCTATGTTGTCGCGGCTAAAGCCATGTTCGGCACTAAGGTTAAGCGAGACTTGGGTAACTCTAAATATATTATCAACTTCGGCCATAACCTCTATGAAGGGATCAATATGTCCGAAACTCGTGCCATGATGGATGCGCAGATGGAGAAGGGCACCAAATTAGTGGTTTTTGAGCCTCGTTTCTCAATCGTTGCCGATAAGGCCGATGAGTGGTTTGCGATTAAGCCCGGTACCGATGTCAGTGTAGCCTTAGCCCTGTGTCATGTATTGATTGAAGATGGCCTTTATGACAAGGAGTTTATCGAGCGTTATGTTGAAGGCTTCGATGAATTTGCTAAAGAGGTTAAGGCGTACACGCCCGAGTGGGCCGCAGCCATTAGTGATGTCCCCGCCGCCGACATTCGCCGTATCGCCCATGAATATGCCTCCCATGCGCCCCATGCTGTGGTCGATTTTGGTCACCGAGCCACCTTTACTACCGAAGAATTCGATATGCGCCGCGCCTTGTTTGCCGCTAATGTATTGATCGGCAACATCGAGCGAAAAGGCGGTTTATATCTGGGGAAAAAAGCTAAAACCTATAATAAGTTTGCCGGTGAAACGGTTGCTCCAATTTTGGGAAAACCTGGTGTAGAGGGCATGCCAAAGCCAACGGCTAAGCGTATCGATCAGGTTGATGAGCAATACGCCATGATGTGGTCATCGGGTGGAATATATCAGACGATTTTGGATGCCACATTAGAGGCTAAACCCTACCAGTTAAAAGCTTGGGTGATGAGCCGTACTAACCCGATGCAGACCATGACAGATAGAGCGCGTGTAGTTGAAACCCTAAAGAAACTCGACTTGGTGGTGTGCTGTGATGTCTATATCAGTGAGACTGCCGCATACGCCGACATTATCCTTCCCGAATCGACCTACCTTGAACGCGACGAGGAGATAGCCGATAAGTCTGGCAAGAACCCTGCTTACTATGTGCGTCAACGTGTGGTTGAGACCATAGGTCAGACTAAGCCGAGCTGGCAGATTTTCAAAGAGCTTGGTGAACAGATGGGGCTAGGTCAGTTCTTCCCCTGGCAGAGCATGGAAACCTTGCAAATGTTGCAGCTTAATCGTGACACCAGCGAGCTTAGGCGTATCAAAGAGCAAGGTTATGTGAGTTACGGTAAGCCATTAATGCTCAGAGAGCCTGAGATGGTCAGCGCCTTTGCCCAAACCTATAGCAATGCTAAGCCGGTGGATGAAGATGGCACCTATGGCAGTCAACTTAAGTTCAAGACTCCAAGCGGTAAGATTGAGCTGAGCTCGAAAAAAGTTGAGGGCATGGCACCTGGTCGTGGTGTGATCAAATACCGTGAGGTGGATCTTAAGCAAGACGACGAGCTCTACTTTATTCAAGGCAAGGTGGCCATTCATACCAATGGCGCAACCCACAATGTTCCTATGCTGGCGAACTTGATGTCCGATAACGCCATTTGGGTGCACCCGCTAACGGCAGGAAAGCTGGGGATCAGTGCTGGTGATGCGATACGTATCACCAGTAGCGTTGGTAGCGAAGAGGGGACGGCCTTAGTCACTCCCGGTATTCGTCAAGATACGGTATTTGCTTACATGGGCTTTGGTTCTAAAAATAAAGAGCTGGTACGCGCAACAGGTAAAGGGGTGCATTGCGGTAACTTGTTACCACATAAGACAGCCCCGGTTTGTGGCATGAATATTCACACCACTGGCGTCAAGCTTGCGAAGATTTAG
- a CDS encoding sensor histidine kinase, translating to MLLSIRFAIFCLSLVCFSIAAQEEVPPTHAGEYIEVFKVGVLANHGVQKGVERWQETMDYLSEQVSGTRFEVVPVDFDEMSRQLLSHEIQFIVTNPGQYLNLSGHFPLSWLATMKSVKHQQTTFAIGSTIIVRADSQIYTLKDLQGKHIVASDPQALGGYQAAIGLFHKMGYTPESFFGSMRFLGFPLEPIVYQVRDRTVDAAITPFCTLEEMIDEGMVNKADFRVIHPTKPEGCDCLVSTQLYPNWSFASADTVSPKITQEIAQALYDLPADHIAAITAKNSGWTAPISQFKVIQLFKELQLKLPPPPLHETVLKWMERNKEWGISLLLLFIVSTIYHLWLEYKFREKSEYLVETERQLKDKALQVERMQSAAILGEIGSGLAHELNQPIAAITQYSEGGMMWLNSRGDGDSELYELLAKVNAQSIRAGAVVHRMRSLLKRRKTHAEALNLIDVVNNSLVLFRREFDSQSMTLTQETSGSVYPIKGDEVGLSQVLVNVIKNSLDAMSDINRVDKQICVLLDFEETKISLRVIDNGPGLQGEASELMASFCSTKDDGLGLGLAICKDVINQHKGEFTIENNSRHKGSPWEQGCVVTIMLPREIKE from the coding sequence ATGCTCCTGTCGATCCGTTTTGCTATTTTTTGTCTCTCCCTTGTTTGTTTTTCCATTGCTGCTCAAGAGGAAGTGCCGCCCACTCATGCAGGGGAGTATATAGAGGTTTTTAAGGTAGGTGTGCTCGCTAATCATGGCGTGCAGAAAGGGGTGGAGCGTTGGCAGGAGACCATGGATTATTTAAGTGAACAGGTTTCTGGCACTCGCTTCGAGGTCGTGCCCGTCGACTTTGATGAGATGAGTCGTCAGTTACTGAGTCATGAAATCCAATTTATCGTGACCAATCCAGGTCAATACCTGAACCTTAGTGGACACTTTCCGCTTTCATGGCTGGCGACGATGAAGAGTGTCAAGCATCAACAAACCACTTTTGCTATCGGCTCAACCATTATTGTGCGAGCCGATAGTCAGATATATACCCTCAAAGATCTGCAAGGCAAGCACATAGTTGCCAGCGATCCTCAAGCCTTGGGAGGATATCAGGCGGCTATTGGCCTATTTCATAAAATGGGCTACACCCCCGAAAGTTTTTTTGGCTCTATGCGTTTCTTAGGGTTTCCTTTAGAGCCCATCGTTTATCAGGTCAGGGACAGAACCGTTGATGCTGCAATCACACCATTTTGTACTCTCGAAGAGATGATTGATGAGGGCATGGTTAATAAGGCTGACTTCAGGGTGATCCACCCGACTAAACCTGAGGGCTGTGATTGTCTTGTGAGTACTCAGTTATATCCTAATTGGTCTTTTGCTTCTGCCGATACGGTTTCGCCGAAGATCACCCAAGAGATTGCTCAGGCGCTCTATGATCTTCCCGCAGACCATATCGCAGCCATTACGGCAAAAAACTCAGGTTGGACGGCGCCAATTAGCCAGTTCAAAGTGATACAGCTATTTAAAGAGTTGCAACTAAAGCTGCCACCTCCACCGTTACATGAAACAGTTTTGAAGTGGATGGAGCGTAACAAGGAGTGGGGGATTTCCCTATTACTGCTGTTTATCGTGTCTACCATCTATCACCTTTGGCTCGAGTATAAATTCAGAGAGAAGAGTGAATACCTGGTAGAGACCGAGCGACAGTTAAAAGATAAAGCCTTACAAGTGGAGCGCATGCAAAGTGCCGCTATTTTGGGTGAGATTGGCTCGGGTCTCGCCCATGAACTTAATCAGCCAATAGCGGCAATCACTCAGTATAGTGAAGGCGGAATGATGTGGCTGAACAGTAGAGGCGATGGGGACTCTGAGCTCTATGAATTACTGGCTAAGGTAAATGCTCAGTCTATTCGAGCTGGCGCCGTGGTGCACAGAATGAGAAGCCTGTTGAAGCGGCGTAAGACTCATGCCGAAGCCCTTAATTTAATTGACGTAGTTAATAACTCCTTGGTTCTTTTTCGGCGTGAATTTGATAGCCAGAGTATGACGCTAACTCAGGAAACATCTGGCTCAGTGTACCCGATTAAAGGTGATGAGGTGGGACTAAGCCAGGTTTTAGTCAATGTTATCAAGAACAGCCTAGATGCAATGAGTGATATAAACAGAGTGGATAAACAGATCTGTGTTCTACTCGACTTTGAGGAAACTAAAATTAGCCTGCGAGTGATAGATAATGGTCCGGGCTTACAAGGTGAAGCAAGTGAACTGATGGCATCATTCTGCTCCACTAAAGATGATGGACTAGGCCTAGGACTCGCCATCTGTAAAGATGTTATCAATCAACATAAAGGTGAGTTTACAATAGAAAATAATAGTCGGCATAAGGGGTCGCCATGGGAGCAAGGTTGCGTAGTGACCATCATGCTACCCAGAGAAATAAAGGAATAA
- a CDS encoding response regulator transcription factor yields the protein MTQNNLSLPIYLVDDDTAILDSLSFMLCQFNYKVTGFSSGTQFLKEVELEQAGCVILDSRMPEITGQEVQRKLLEVDSPLGIIFLTGHGDMPMAVDAFRKGACDFFQKPVPGTALAEAINKAFTYSQRTFNEQALKQKMMTLSPREHQVLYLLTQGKTNKQISEKLFLSLRTIEVHRAKMMKKLAVHNIAELVNATRQ from the coding sequence ATGACGCAAAATAATCTCTCTCTTCCAATTTACCTAGTAGATGACGATACTGCGATCTTAGATTCCCTGAGCTTTATGCTTTGCCAGTTCAATTACAAGGTAACGGGGTTTAGCAGCGGCACTCAATTTCTTAAAGAGGTCGAGCTGGAACAAGCAGGCTGCGTTATTCTTGATAGCCGAATGCCTGAAATTACCGGGCAGGAAGTACAAAGAAAATTACTAGAAGTAGACAGTCCACTGGGAATCATTTTTCTCACTGGGCATGGTGACATGCCCATGGCCGTGGATGCATTTCGCAAGGGAGCTTGTGATTTTTTTCAGAAACCCGTGCCAGGTACAGCCTTAGCCGAGGCCATCAATAAAGCATTTACCTACAGCCAGCGTACCTTCAACGAACAAGCTCTGAAGCAAAAAATGATGACGCTCTCCCCAAGAGAGCACCAAGTGCTGTACTTACTGACTCAAGGAAAAACCAACAAGCAGATCTCAGAAAAGCTATTTTTATCCTTACGTACCATAGAAGTACATCGCGCTAAGATGATGAAGAAGCTTGCGGTGCACAACATTGCCGAGCTGGTAAATGCGACTCGGCAATGA
- a CDS encoding alkene reductase, with amino-acid sequence MKLFTPYSNGRFDLGNRMVMAPMTRSRTTQPGNIPNEMMAEYYAQRASAGLIITEATQISDDSQGYSFTPGVYTHEQIQGWRKVTSAVHQAGGTIFNQLWHVGRVSHPVFQQGLAPIAPSAIKPTDTQVWIVDEAHPQGQMIDCQTPREMTQSDIDRVVNDFADSAAKAIDAGFDGVEIHAGNGYLIDQFLRTNSNKRADEYGGSPLKRIQFLLDIVRAVSAKIGSDKVGVRLAPFVTFKDMGCPEIVETILLAAESLGQQGIAYVHLSEADWDDAPQIPESFRIKLRQVFNGTIIVAGRYDVERASAVIEKGYADLIAFGRSFIANPDLPYRLSNQLPLADFDKGPLFGGGAEGYIDYPEYQVNA; translated from the coding sequence ATGAAGCTATTTACTCCCTACTCAAATGGTCGGTTCGATTTGGGAAATCGTATGGTGATGGCACCTATGACGCGCTCGAGGACCACTCAGCCTGGCAATATACCCAATGAGATGATGGCTGAATATTATGCCCAGCGAGCTTCGGCTGGCTTAATCATCACAGAGGCAACTCAGATCTCTGATGATAGCCAGGGCTATTCATTCACGCCTGGAGTCTATACCCATGAGCAGATCCAAGGTTGGCGCAAGGTTACTTCTGCGGTGCATCAGGCGGGAGGTACCATTTTCAATCAACTATGGCATGTGGGTCGGGTGTCTCATCCTGTTTTTCAGCAGGGACTGGCACCGATAGCCCCATCGGCGATTAAGCCAACGGATACTCAGGTCTGGATTGTCGATGAAGCCCATCCTCAAGGACAGATGATCGATTGTCAGACCCCTAGAGAGATGACTCAATCAGATATAGATAGGGTTGTTAATGACTTTGCCGATAGCGCGGCTAAGGCCATAGATGCAGGCTTCGACGGGGTAGAGATTCACGCTGGAAATGGTTATCTCATCGATCAGTTTTTACGAACCAACTCTAACAAGAGAGCAGATGAATATGGTGGTTCGCCCTTAAAGCGTATTCAGTTTTTACTGGATATTGTTCGCGCCGTCAGTGCAAAGATCGGCTCTGACAAAGTGGGTGTTAGATTGGCCCCGTTTGTGACCTTTAAAGATATGGGTTGCCCGGAAATTGTAGAAACCATTTTATTGGCAGCAGAGTCCCTAGGTCAGCAGGGGATTGCTTATGTACATCTTTCTGAAGCGGACTGGGACGATGCACCACAGATCCCTGAGAGCTTTCGTATCAAGCTAAGACAAGTTTTCAATGGCACTATTATTGTGGCGGGCCGTTATGATGTTGAGCGTGCCAGCGCAGTAATTGAAAAAGGTTATGCCGACCTTATTGCATTTGGCCGTTCATTTATCGCCAATCCAGACTTGCCTTACCGTTTGTCTAACCAACTGCCGTTGGCTGATTTCGATAAGGGCCCTCTGTTTGGCGGCGGCGCAGAAGGTTATATCGATTATCCCGAATATCAAGTGAATGCTTAA
- a CDS encoding LysR family transcriptional regulator has protein sequence MYHLKDLHLAIRIADLHSISAAGRELGMTPAAASAALQRLEKQIDCQLFSRSTRSMKLTQEGQVFIETGRQALELLEGANAALADNRGELKGEIRIALPSDLGRNLIRGWLDDFANQAPDLTLTLFFGDHMSDLINQNLHLALRYGQLEDSNLKRRQLAMTHRVAIASPDYLAKSGIPKHPNELNQHKILILNRGGEPWNKWRFSHKGESYEAHVRGNKSSNDGAVIRDWALAGEGIAYKSWLDVAMDVHQGRLVLLFPDQLAEAIPLQLVYLQTDYPRLKIRKTIDFIIERIDAFSRTYPLLTN, from the coding sequence ATGTATCACCTCAAAGATCTTCATCTAGCCATCAGAATTGCCGATCTTCACAGCATCTCGGCAGCCGGTCGCGAGCTAGGCATGACGCCCGCAGCGGCCAGCGCAGCACTGCAACGACTGGAGAAGCAGATCGATTGTCAGCTATTCTCCCGCTCTACCCGCTCGATGAAACTAACCCAGGAAGGACAAGTATTTATCGAGACAGGCCGTCAAGCCCTAGAGTTACTGGAAGGTGCAAATGCGGCCTTGGCGGATAACCGAGGGGAGCTAAAAGGAGAGATACGTATCGCCTTGCCCTCAGATCTAGGGCGGAATCTCATCCGTGGCTGGCTGGATGATTTTGCCAATCAGGCTCCTGATCTGACCCTCACCCTCTTCTTTGGCGATCATATGTCAGATCTCATCAACCAGAACCTGCATCTGGCGCTTAGATATGGACAACTTGAAGACTCAAACCTTAAACGCCGTCAGCTAGCCATGACCCATAGGGTCGCCATAGCCTCCCCGGATTACCTCGCCAAGAGCGGAATACCCAAACACCCGAATGAACTCAATCAACATAAAATATTGATCCTCAATCGAGGTGGTGAACCTTGGAATAAGTGGCGATTCAGCCATAAGGGAGAAAGCTATGAGGCTCATGTCAGAGGCAATAAGAGCAGTAATGATGGCGCCGTCATTCGTGACTGGGCATTAGCCGGTGAAGGCATTGCCTATAAGAGTTGGTTGGATGTTGCCATGGATGTGCATCAGGGCAGACTGGTATTACTCTTTCCCGATCAGCTGGCCGAGGCAATCCCACTTCAACTGGTGTATCTGCAGACCGATTATCCAAGATTGAAAATTCGTAAAACCATAGACTTTATCATCGAACGCATTGATGCATTTTCCCGCACCTACCCCCTGTTAACTAACTAG
- a CDS encoding TonB-dependent receptor: MTLRLSFISLSIFSAIFSSSQAFADDGDFEVIEVTGHHQGSYSSVVADATSPKADISGLLEKLPGAAVNGNGPLTGIAQYRGLYGDRVNTQVNGVTLASAGPNAMDTPLSYASLVNSERLEMTRGIAPVSAGTNTIGGSVKVIESQASFNEVSGKVAAQYQDNGQRGHLGAKANIGNQDHALLVYGDILKGNDNTISGNGSEISPTTYDKQMFGGQYRFNLGASGSDDESIAIGYQHVETSEAGTPALPMDIDFIRSDRVKLEGVHDISNWELNWHLAYSDATHGMDNFSQRMKMPTMNARYNSADSTSFDGQISIGKDAWLFGIDTQLSEHNSVITDPTMAMFHVDNFNGVKDDTYSAFAQWQQDIGQWNWQLGARIKHYSTDADEVEHSMAGSMPAIKILMDRYNNADRSQSQTGVDLVLNGRYQVNSELSWILGLARKQASASYQQRYLWVPMQSTGGLADGRTYVGQMDLDLETAYQIEVGADYASGDFSFSPRVFLHRIDDYIQGVAATDPAVIMAAQMMGDDNPMQFANVDAQLFGMDLTATYQLGDSWSLDMNASYVSGERRDIDDNLYRISPPKVILGLNYQNGNWLARVEGQGVSAQNKVSETQFEETTAGYGLMNLSLAYDADSWMVKAGVNNLFDTEYEDHLAGYNRVMGGDLMAGERMPGTGMNAWLTGEYRF; this comes from the coding sequence ATGACCTTGCGCTTATCATTTATCTCACTCTCGATCTTTTCAGCTATATTCTCCTCTTCTCAGGCTTTCGCCGATGACGGTGACTTCGAAGTTATCGAAGTCACCGGCCATCACCAAGGCAGTTACAGTTCGGTTGTGGCCGATGCAACATCGCCTAAGGCCGATATTAGCGGCCTACTGGAAAAACTACCCGGCGCCGCCGTCAATGGCAATGGCCCGCTAACGGGCATAGCCCAGTATCGCGGGCTCTATGGCGACAGGGTCAATACCCAAGTCAATGGTGTTACCTTAGCCAGCGCCGGCCCTAATGCCATGGATACTCCGCTAAGTTATGCCAGCTTAGTCAACAGTGAACGCCTTGAGATGACGCGAGGCATAGCGCCTGTGTCAGCTGGTACCAACACCATAGGCGGCAGTGTCAAGGTCATAGAGTCTCAAGCCAGTTTCAATGAAGTCAGTGGTAAAGTCGCGGCGCAATATCAAGATAATGGCCAACGCGGTCATTTAGGTGCTAAGGCCAATATCGGTAACCAAGATCATGCCCTACTGGTTTATGGCGACATACTTAAAGGCAATGACAACACCATCTCAGGCAATGGCAGCGAGATCTCGCCAACGACATACGACAAGCAGATGTTTGGCGGTCAGTACCGCTTTAACTTAGGAGCATCGGGCTCAGATGATGAATCTATTGCCATAGGCTACCAGCACGTTGAAACCAGCGAAGCAGGCACTCCGGCTCTGCCTATGGATATCGATTTTATCCGTAGTGACAGGGTCAAGCTTGAAGGCGTACACGATATCTCAAACTGGGAGCTGAACTGGCACTTAGCCTACAGCGATGCAACACATGGCATGGATAACTTCAGCCAGCGCATGAAGATGCCGACCATGAATGCCAGATACAACAGCGCCGATAGCACCAGCTTCGACGGCCAAATATCTATAGGTAAAGACGCCTGGCTATTCGGTATCGATACTCAGCTTAGTGAGCATAATTCAGTGATCACCGACCCGACTATGGCCATGTTCCATGTCGATAACTTCAATGGTGTGAAGGATGATACCTACAGTGCCTTTGCTCAGTGGCAGCAAGATATCGGCCAGTGGAATTGGCAATTGGGTGCGCGGATTAAGCACTACAGCACAGATGCCGATGAAGTTGAGCACTCAATGGCGGGTAGCATGCCAGCGATTAAGATATTGATGGACAGATATAACAATGCCGACCGCTCTCAATCTCAAACAGGTGTCGATCTGGTTCTTAACGGTCGCTATCAAGTGAACAGTGAGCTGAGCTGGATCTTAGGCTTGGCCCGTAAACAAGCCAGCGCCAGCTACCAACAGAGATACCTCTGGGTGCCGATGCAATCAACCGGCGGCTTGGCCGACGGCCGCACCTATGTCGGCCAGATGGATCTGGATTTAGAAACGGCCTATCAAATCGAAGTGGGCGCAGATTACGCCAGTGGCGACTTCAGCTTCAGCCCACGTGTCTTCTTACACCGTATCGACGATTATATTCAAGGTGTTGCTGCAACAGATCCGGCAGTGATCATGGCGGCGCAGATGATGGGAGATGACAATCCAATGCAGTTTGCCAATGTCGATGCCCAGCTGTTTGGCATGGACCTCACTGCGACTTACCAACTTGGCGACAGCTGGAGTCTGGATATGAATGCCAGTTATGTCAGTGGCGAGCGCCGTGATATCGACGATAACCTCTATCGTATCTCCCCGCCTAAGGTCATTCTGGGATTGAATTACCAAAATGGTAACTGGCTAGCAAGAGTCGAAGGCCAGGGCGTCAGCGCTCAGAACAAGGTATCAGAGACACAATTTGAAGAAACCACTGCGGGTTATGGCCTGATGAATCTGTCTCTTGCCTATGATGCAGACAGCTGGATGGTCAAGGCTGGGGTAAATAACCTGTTCGATACTGAATATGAAGATCACTTAGCCGGTTATAACCGGGTTATGGGTGGTGATTTAATGGCGGGCGAACGTATGCCAGGCACAGGCATGAACGCTTGGTTGACGGGAGAATACAGGTTTTAA
- a CDS encoding GGDEF domain-containing protein, translating into MDFKQTDYQETYLELIRHLKDILEADLSMLGLYEQMQKLAITDPLCGINNRRGFSVLAEQRIRLAQRTQGRLGLLYIDVDDFKSINDRYGHNVGDDVLQHLASTLEECVRHTDVIGRMGGDEFVALVVMEQDDDLHKIEQRIIKGIVAGAANVGLPEYAVSIGHVEMGLQLDLMSMLDSADKEMLIRKQQKTQ; encoded by the coding sequence ATGGATTTTAAGCAGACCGATTATCAAGAGACTTATCTTGAGCTTATTCGCCATCTGAAAGATATTCTCGAGGCGGATCTGTCCATGCTAGGCCTGTATGAACAGATGCAGAAGCTGGCCATCACAGACCCTCTGTGCGGCATCAATAATCGGCGAGGATTTTCTGTGTTAGCCGAGCAAAGGATCAGGCTGGCACAGCGTACTCAAGGTCGCTTAGGCTTGCTCTATATCGATGTAGATGACTTTAAATCCATCAATGACCGCTACGGTCATAATGTCGGTGATGACGTGCTGCAACATTTGGCTAGTACGCTAGAGGAATGTGTAAGGCATACAGATGTGATTGGCAGGATGGGGGGCGATGAGTTTGTTGCTCTGGTGGTTATGGAACAAGACGATGATCTACATAAGATAGAGCAGCGGATAATAAAAGGAATCGTAGCCGGAGCCGCGAATGTAGGCTTGCCTGAGTATGCCGTTTCCATCGGTCATGTGGAAATGGGTTTACAACTAGACCTGATGTCTATGCTCGATAGTGCCGATAAAGAGATGTTGATCCGTAAACAACAAAAGACTCAATGA
- a CDS encoding response regulator transcription factor has translation MNKLLIIEDDLAFAGVLARRLSRHGFECQQAHDATQGLLLARQFQPSHILLDMKLAEDNGLVLIEPLRLYLPNVLMVLLTGYASIATAVEAIRMGADNYLSKPVDTQTLLNALNATPVVMAISAIDEEPLNPKRLEWEHIQQVLNANKGNVSATARQLGMHRRTLQRKLLKKPVSV, from the coding sequence ATTAACAAGCTATTAATCATTGAAGATGATTTGGCCTTTGCAGGTGTGCTGGCCAGACGACTCTCTCGTCATGGGTTCGAGTGTCAGCAAGCCCATGATGCGACTCAGGGATTGCTGCTGGCCAGACAGTTTCAACCTAGCCATATTCTGCTAGATATGAAACTTGCCGAAGATAATGGTTTGGTTTTGATCGAGCCTTTAAGGCTGTATCTACCTAATGTACTTATGGTGTTACTCACTGGGTATGCCAGTATTGCCACAGCCGTCGAGGCCATTCGTATGGGCGCAGACAATTACCTGTCAAAACCCGTCGATACGCAGACCTTGCTTAATGCGCTTAACGCGACACCCGTGGTTATGGCGATTTCGGCTATTGATGAAGAGCCTCTCAACCCCAAGCGGCTGGAGTGGGAGCATATTCAGCAGGTGCTCAATGCCAACAAGGGCAATGTTTCCGCTACAGCCCGGCAGTTGGGGATGCATAGGCGTACTTTACAACGAAAATTATTGAAAAAACCGGTATCGGTTTAA